Proteins found in one Rhizobium sp. NZLR1 genomic segment:
- a CDS encoding ABC transporter substrate-binding protein codes for MFTRRDLLKSAAATGAVAATSGLTMPAIAQGAPIKLGYVSPQSGPLAAFAEADKFIIDGFMAATKAAGLNYEVVVKDSQSNPNRAAEVAKELIVTDEVHAVLVASTPETTNPVATTCEAEEVPCISTMAPWQPWFIGQQANPGDPSSWKPFNSAFHFFWGLEDVIAVYTNMWGQVTTNKKVGGLFPNDGDGNAWGDKQVGFPPVLDKLGYTLNDPGRYQNLTDDFSAQINAFKSDGDEIITGVMIPPDFTTFWNQAQQQGFKPKVASIGKAILFPQAVEALGKNGHNLSSEVWWSASHPFKSSLTGQSSKDLADGFTAATSRPWTQPIGFIHALFEVAADVMKRADPNDSAAVISAIAATNLETIVGRVAWDGANVPPFATKNIAKTPLVGGQWRLKDGGGYDLIIVDNQTAPNIPMGGKMEAIA; via the coding sequence ATGTTTACGAGACGTGATCTGCTGAAGTCTGCCGCCGCAACTGGAGCAGTGGCGGCGACCTCAGGGCTGACCATGCCGGCCATCGCACAGGGTGCCCCCATCAAGCTTGGCTATGTCAGCCCGCAGAGCGGCCCGCTGGCCGCCTTCGCCGAAGCCGACAAGTTCATCATTGACGGCTTCATGGCGGCGACCAAGGCCGCCGGACTGAATTACGAAGTCGTGGTAAAGGACAGCCAGTCCAACCCGAACCGCGCCGCCGAAGTCGCTAAGGAACTGATCGTCACCGACGAGGTGCATGCGGTGCTGGTCGCGTCGACGCCCGAGACGACCAACCCGGTGGCGACGACCTGCGAGGCCGAGGAAGTGCCCTGCATCTCGACCATGGCGCCGTGGCAGCCCTGGTTCATCGGCCAGCAGGCCAATCCGGGTGACCCGTCGTCGTGGAAGCCGTTCAACAGCGCCTTCCACTTCTTCTGGGGCCTTGAAGACGTCATCGCCGTCTATACCAACATGTGGGGCCAGGTGACGACCAACAAGAAGGTCGGTGGCCTATTCCCCAATGACGGCGACGGCAATGCCTGGGGTGACAAGCAGGTTGGCTTCCCGCCGGTCCTGGACAAGCTCGGCTATACGCTCAACGACCCCGGCCGCTACCAGAACCTGACTGACGATTTTTCCGCGCAGATCAACGCCTTCAAGTCGGATGGCGACGAGATCATCACCGGCGTGATGATCCCGCCGGACTTCACCACTTTCTGGAACCAGGCGCAGCAGCAGGGCTTCAAGCCGAAGGTCGCCTCCATCGGTAAGGCTATCCTGTTCCCTCAGGCGGTCGAGGCGCTCGGCAAGAACGGCCACAACCTCTCGAGCGAAGTCTGGTGGTCGGCAAGTCATCCGTTCAAGTCATCGCTGACCGGCCAGAGCTCCAAGGATCTTGCGGACGGCTTCACAGCGGCGACAAGTCGTCCCTGGACCCAGCCAATCGGCTTCATCCATGCGCTGTTCGAAGTGGCGGCTGACGTGATGAAGCGGGCCGATCCGAACGACAGCGCGGCCGTGATTTCGGCCATCGCCGCCACGAACCTCGAGACGATCGTCGGCAGGGTCGCCTGGGACGGCGCAAACGTACCGCCTTTCGCGACCAAGAACATCGCCAAGACTCCGCTTGTCGGCGGCCAGTGGCGCCTAAAGGACGGCGGCGGCTACGACCTCATCATCGTCGACAACCAGACGGCGCCGAATATCCCGATGGGCGGCAAGATGGAAGCCATCGCCTGA